The segment ACCCGGAAGATGGTGATGTACGCCAGAAAGGTAGATGGCCCAGTATATCTCAGGCTGGGACGGCCGGAAGTGCCTGTCATACTCCCAGACGACGGCAGGCCCTACGACCCCCGGGTACGGCTGCTCAGGGAGGGCAAAGACGTGGCCATCCTGGCTATTGGCATAATGGTGGCCCAGGCGCTGGAAGCTGCTTCGGTTCTTGGGACCCTGGGGATCGATGCCGCCGTAGCCAACGTATCCTGCCTGAAGCCCCTGGATGTTCCAGGCCTGGTGAACCTGGCGGAGTGCGGGGCGGTAGTCACTGCAGAGGAGCATACCATCATTGGCGGCCTGGGGAGCGCAGCGTGCGAGGCCCTGGCGGAAGCCAGGCCAGGCCCCGTGCTGCGTGTGGGAGTACGTGACGCCTTCGGCCAGTCGGGGGCCCCCGGGGAACTCCTAGAGGCCTATGGGCTCACCCCCAGGGCCATAGTTGAAGCCGCCCAGAGGGCGGTGGCCATGAAGAGTCCCCACGGCCAATCCTGACGCTGCCAGGACGGTTTACCACGGAACAACTGCACCGTTTTAACCCTTGAAGGGCTCATAAACCACAGGCTGTGGGCCTTTCATGGGGGACCCGCGAGTCCGCAGAGATGGCATGGACGGTCTATTGATCGCCCCTACCCGGGGCTTTCCCGTGGGACACACCCTCTTTGCCCGCCAGTTCCCTCCAGGCAGTCCTACGCCACGACACAAAAACCGCTGGTAATGACCAAATTCGCTTTTTCATGCCGATTTTTGTAACGTTTAGGTGACAACTGACAGCCCAAACAAGGAATCGCCGGGATTATGTCGAATACCAGAAAGGACCTTCTTCCCCGGAGGCTGCCTGCCGCTAGCAGGCTAGGCCTCCTCCCATTTACCAGTGACCTGGAGTGGTACATGTGATCGAAATGAAGTACGTTTCCAAGATTTATGGTAACAATGTGACAGCCTTGTCGAACATCTCCTTCAGCATTTGCAAGGGGGAGTTCGTTTTTGTCGTTGGACCCAGCGGTGCCGGCAAGTCAACCCTGGTGAAGATGATCTACCGCGAGGAGACTCCCACGTCAGGAACGGTAGTGGTGAACGGAGTAGACCTCGGGCGCATGCGGAGGCGGGATGTACCTCGCCTCAGGCGTACCATTGGTGTGGTGTTCCAGGACTTCAAACTCCTTCCAGACAGGACAGTCTTTGAGAACGTGGCCTTTGCCCTCAGGGTCATCGAGGCCTCCAAGAGGGAGATCCGGCGGAAGGTTCCCGCGGTCCTGGAAATGGTCGGGCTGGGGGAGAGGTCCAGCGACATGCCCCACCACCTGTCAGGCGGTGAGCAGCAGCGGGTGGCCCTGGCCAGGGCAGTAGTGAACAATCCCTCAGTCATCATAGCCGACGAGCCCACAGGCAACCTGGACCCTGATACGTCCTGGGGTATCGTGGCCCTGCTCTCGGAGGTCAACCGCCGGGGCACCACCGTCATCATGGCGACCCATGACAAGCCGATAGTTGATTCTATGAGAAAGCGCGTCATCCAGATGGAAGGCGGGAGTGTTGTGCGGGATACCCCCCACGGGGTCTACGGTCATGCGGTTTAGAACCCTAGGGTACCTTACAGGCAGCGCGTTCACGGGCATAAGGCGGCACAAGGCCATGAGCATAGCGTCGGCCACCACCATGGCCATAGCCCTCCTGGTGCTGGGTGTGTTCTTCCTGGTCTCGGCCAACCTTGACCACATGGCCACTTTCATAGAGGGCCAGGTAGAGGTCAAGGCCTACATGGGCGACGATGTCACCCAAGAGGCCACGGGGACTATCAAGGCAAGGGTAGAGGAGATCGAGCACGTAGCCGAGGTGAAGGTTGTAAGCAGACACGAGGCGCTGGAACGGCTCAAGGCGCAATTCGGTGACCAGAGCTACCTCCTTGAGGCGGTTGAGGAGATGAACCCCCTCAGGGATTCCCTGGAGATCAGGGTCATAGGCCCGGAGAATGTCCGCGAGGTGGCCCAGGCTGTGGTTGGGCTTCCCGGAGTGGTCCGGGTGGACCACAGGCAGGACATCATGGACAATCTTGTCCAGATCATAAGGGCTACCAGGTGGGCTGCCGCGGCTATCCTGGCCCTGCTGGGCTCAGCCACGGTAATACTCATCTCCAACACGGTTCGCCTCACGGTGATAGCACGCCGCCGGGAGGTGGCCATTATGAAGCTGGTAGGGGCGACCGATGGATTCATTAGATGGCCCTTCTTCCTTGAAGGAGTGTTGCTGGGCCTTGCCGGAGCCCTGGTGGCTATGGGAGCCACTTGGTACGGCTACGAGCGCTTTGTGGAGGTAGTCATGAAGTCGGCCCCATTCATCCCGGTCCTGCCCCGCCAGCCGCTCTTGACCAATGTGTCCCTTTTGCTGGCTGGCGTGGGAGCCGGGGTCGGCGCCCTGGGCTCATGCCTGCCACTTCGCCAGTTTCTCAGGGTCTAGGGGGGGATAAATGGTGTTCAAGGGGAGACTCAAGCCAGCTCTAGCCTTGGCCTTGTCTGTGGTGATCCTTGCCACTGTTCCAGCTTGGGCCACGGACCTTAACAGCGAGCTGAACAAGAAGACAGAAGAGCTGAACAAAGTCAATAAGAGGATAGAGCAGCAAAAGAGAAACCTGGAGAACACCAGGCGGCAGGAGGCCACCGTAAGGTCGGAGATAACCCGCCTTGAGACAACACTGGAACAGACGGCTCAGGAGCTGGTAGATCTTGAGGCCGAGATCGCCATCCTTGAAGACCGCATTGCCACCACCGAGGCCGAGCTGGCCCAGAAGATAGAAGAGCTGGAGGAGAGAACGGACCTCCTGGGGAGGCGAGTCCGAGCCATTGCCGAAAACGGCAACTTCAGTTTCATCGAGGTGGTACTAGCCAGCAAGTCCTTTGGCGACTTCCTGGGACGCTTCGAACTCCTGAAACTCGTGGTCACCCACGATGTTTCCCTCTTCCACCAGGTAACCGCGGAGAAGGAAGAAGTAGAACGCCACAAGGCCAACCTTGAGGCCCACCGGCAGGAACTTGAGGAGCTAAAACAGGAGGTAGTAAGCAAGAAGGAATACTTCGAAAACACCTCCCGGGAGCGCCAGGTCTACCTGGCATCGGTGGTCCAGGATAAGAAGAAGTATGAGCGGGAACTGGACGAGCTGGAGCGCCTGTCAAACCAGCTGGTCAAGACCATTCAGGAGATCCAGGCCAAGATCCGCAGGGCGAGCAAGGATGGTTTCAAACTCGCCTGGCCTACCCCCGGGAGTATCACCTCCTACTTCGGGATGCGGCTCCATCCCATCTTGAGGACCCAGCGCATGCACACGGGCATTGACATCGCGGCACCCTCGGGCCGGACCATCCTGGCCGCTGAAGACGGAGGAGTCATCTACTCGGGGGTTCTTGGAGGCTACGGCAACTGTATCATCCTGGACCACGGCGGCGGGATATCCACCCTGTATGCCCACTGCTCCGTGCTCCTGGTGGGTTACGGGCAAGAGGTCAGGCAGGGCCAAGCCATAGCCAGGGTAGGCAGTACCGGGTTGTCCACAGGCCCCCACCTCCACTTCGAGGTTCGAGTTGACGGCACAGCAGTAAACCCCATGGCCTACTACTGAAAACCCCGAGCGATATAGATAGACTGGCGGGAGGCCTCCGGGCCTCCCCTCTCCATGAGCCGCATAGACTGGTGGCAGGGAACCCAAGGCGAGCCGTGGAAGTACCCTGGTAAAGCAGGGATGCGCCACGCTTTCTGGGTGAGGGCAGGGACCGTGCCCGGCGGCCTCCTTAGTGGATACTGGCCCCAGCGGGCGGGCGTGTTGCAGCTCACCTGCTAGATGTGCTAAACTTGGAACGGTCCCATTCCATCCGGTCCGAAGGGCGGTCAAGAGCCATGCCCCGTGTTCTTAAGACCATTCTTCTCGTAGTCCTGGTTGCCTTTGTGTCGAGCATGGGAACGGCCTACTACTTCCGCACCCACGGTTACGAGGTCATCTTCCCAGAGCTAGAGGGCTTCGATCTGCCCAAGATGGTCAAGGTGGTCAATGCAGTGAAAAGCCACTTCGTCACCGAGGTTGAGCCAGGCGCAATGCTGGAAGGCGCGTTGAAAGGCTTGGTAGGGTACCTTGGCGACCCCTACTCGGAGTACCTGGATACCGAGGGGTACCAGCAACTCAACGAGGATACCACCGGGACCTTTTCCGGGATAGGCGTTCACGTGGGAGTCAAGCATGGCTACGTGACGGTCATAGCCCCGGTTAAGGGGAGTCCCGCTGATGAGGCCGGCCTGCGCGCTGGCGACCAGATCCTGTCGGTGGACGGGAAGGACATAACCCAGGCCACCCTGGAGGAAGCGGTGAGGCTGATACGAGGCCCCGAGGGAACCCCGGTTGACCTGCAGGTTACCCGGGACGGCCAGATCCTGCACTTCAGCATAGTGCGGGACAATGTGAAACTGGCCTCCGTAGAGTGGGAAATGGTTGGAGATGACATAGGATACCTGCGTATCATCAACTTCACAGAGGACACTATGGAATCAGTGACCAAAGCGGTCCGCGAGATGGAGAACAGGGGGGCCCAGGGCCTCCTCTTGGACCTCCGCTCTAACCCTGGCGGGCTACTCCAGGAGGCCATAGCCATAGCTCCCATCTTTGTTCCTGAGGGACCCATAGTTGAGATCGCGGGTAAAGACGGCTCTCACGAGCAGGTAACCTCTTCATCGGACGGCTACCGTCACCCCATAGTAGTGCTGGTGAACGGAGGGAGCGCCAGTGCCTCCGAGATCCTGGCAGGCGCGATCCGGGACCGTGGGGTAGGCACGCTCGTAGGTGCCAAGACCTTTGGAAAGGGCTCGATCCAGTCAATAATAAGTCTTAGGGACGGTACCGGTTTGAAGCTCACAACAGCCCGCTACTTGACTCCTTCAGGCCAGGTAATCCACGGGGAGGGGATCGAACCCCATATCCAAATAGAGCTGGAGGAGGGTGAGACAGCATCTTCCCCCTCCAATGGCCCTGACAGCCAGGTTAAGAAGGCCTTGGAGGTGCTCAGGGAGCGAATGATGGCCTCGGCCGCCTGATTGGAGGCATTTTCTTGCACACCTTCTTTGACCTGTTCCTCATTGTGCTCAAGGCGGTACCCATGGCAGTGGTGAGCCCTGCCACCTCGTACGTGTTCTGGATCATAGCCCTCCTGGTGTTTTCCCAGTACCGCCGGGTTGAGAACATGGAGCGAGGCATATACGGGGTCGCCATAAACAGGGCGTTCCCCCAGACTGTCCAGGCCATGGGCTATGGCATGCTCGGTGGTGTGCTGGGCACCCTCATCATGGTCTACATCGGTGTATCCCCTTACACCACCAGTTTCGCTATCCTGCTGGCACTGGCCCTCTCCTTATACCTCCTGCATCCACGGTTCGTGTGTTTCTCGTACGCCGCGGCCATCATCTCCCTGGTGCACCTTGCCACCGGCTGGCCCGATATCTACGTGCCAGGTCTTGTGGCCATTGTGGCGGTCCTTCATGTGACAGAGAGCTTCCTCATGGCGGTTAGCGGAGCATCGTGTAATACGCCGCTGTACGTGAAGAACAGGGCTGGGCATGTGGTGCCAGGGTTCTCCCTCCAGCGCTTCTGGCCCATACCCCTGGCTGTGCTGGTCCTGGGGAGCGTGCCCGAGCTGGGGGAGGCCATACCCATGCCAGACTGGTGGCCCCTGGTTGCCCCGCCACCCAGTGTGCCCTTGGATGCCCCGGACCTGGCCTTTATCATCTTCCCTATCGTAGCGGCCCTAGGCTATAGCGATCTCGCCGTGACCCTGCCACCGAAGGCTAAGTGCCATAGGAGCGCGGTTAACCTGGCCATTTACAGTGCCGTCCTGCTTTGCCTGGCTGTGGCGTCCTCCCGGGTACCCGCACTCCAGTGGGTTGCGGCGCTCTTCTCTGGACTCGGCCACGAGGCCGTGGTTCACCTGGGCAACCGTCGAGAGCTCCGAGGCAACCCGTACCTCGTGCCCGCACCCGAGGGGATCAAGATCATGGGTGCGATACCGGGTATGCCCGCCCACGATACGGGGCTCCGTGGGGGCGACGTGATCCTGGCGGTGGACGGGGACAGGGTGAACTCCCGCCATGATCTGGAGGCAGCGCTGGACATGGCAGGGGATCACGTTCACCTGCTGGTCGCAAATGAACAGGGAAAGACCCGCTATCTCCGCTCTGGTGTATGGGGTAAGAGCCTGGGCATTATTCCCCTTCCCAGGCCCGGCGACAGGCATCACGCGGAAATCGGCTCGTCAATGCCGCTTAAGAGACTCATCGGAAGGATAAAGGGTTCTGGCACGAGGTCATAGGGCCCTGCTGCGGATCTCACGGTAAAGGGGTGCCAGCTCCTCCAGTGAGGAAAGGAGCGTGTTGACCAGATCGGGACTGGACAGGACAGGGTCGCCTATGCGTATGATCCTCTCCAGGATGACCCAGGAGTCCCTGAAGAGGAGCATCTCTCCAGCCAGTGCCTCCCGTTCTGCGATGCCTAGTGTCCCGGTGTCCTCCCCGCCTGGCTTGAGACGATGGCGGCAGCGGTAGTCGCTAGGCAGGGCTACCCGGTCATCCCGGAGCACCCCGGCGAAGGAGGCCTTGTCCCTGGACTCTGAGGTAAGGGAGAGTCTCGTGCCAAGACCCTCGGGTCCCACGGTGGCCGCCAGGTGCGCCATGGCCTTGTAG is part of the Bacillota bacterium genome and harbors:
- a CDS encoding transketolase C-terminal domain-containing protein, with protein sequence MTERMATRDAYGKALVELGQQDDRVVVLDADLSKSTKTALFGKAFPGRFFNMGIAEQNLMGVAAGLAAAGKIPFASTFAIFATGRAWEQVRNSIGYPHLNVKIAASHAGLTVGEDGASHQALEDLALMRAIPGMTVLVPADAVETRKMVMYARKVDGPVYLRLGRPEVPVILPDDGRPYDPRVRLLREGKDVAILAIGIMVAQALEAASVLGTLGIDAAVANVSCLKPLDVPGLVNLAECGAVVTAEEHTIIGGLGSAACEALAEARPGPVLRVGVRDAFGQSGAPGELLEAYGLTPRAIVEAAQRAVAMKSPHGQS
- the ftsE gene encoding cell division ATP-binding protein FtsE; this translates as MIEMKYVSKIYGNNVTALSNISFSICKGEFVFVVGPSGAGKSTLVKMIYREETPTSGTVVVNGVDLGRMRRRDVPRLRRTIGVVFQDFKLLPDRTVFENVAFALRVIEASKREIRRKVPAVLEMVGLGERSSDMPHHLSGGEQQRVALARAVVNNPSVIIADEPTGNLDPDTSWGIVALLSEVNRRGTTVIMATHDKPIVDSMRKRVIQMEGGSVVRDTPHGVYGHAV
- the ftsX gene encoding permease-like cell division protein FtsX, yielding MRFRTLGYLTGSAFTGIRRHKAMSIASATTMAIALLVLGVFFLVSANLDHMATFIEGQVEVKAYMGDDVTQEATGTIKARVEEIEHVAEVKVVSRHEALERLKAQFGDQSYLLEAVEEMNPLRDSLEIRVIGPENVREVAQAVVGLPGVVRVDHRQDIMDNLVQIIRATRWAAAAILALLGSATVILISNTVRLTVIARRREVAIMKLVGATDGFIRWPFFLEGVLLGLAGALVAMGATWYGYERFVEVVMKSAPFIPVLPRQPLLTNVSLLLAGVGAGVGALGSCLPLRQFLRV
- a CDS encoding peptidoglycan DD-metalloendopeptidase family protein, with amino-acid sequence MFKGRLKPALALALSVVILATVPAWATDLNSELNKKTEELNKVNKRIEQQKRNLENTRRQEATVRSEITRLETTLEQTAQELVDLEAEIAILEDRIATTEAELAQKIEELEERTDLLGRRVRAIAENGNFSFIEVVLASKSFGDFLGRFELLKLVVTHDVSLFHQVTAEKEEVERHKANLEAHRQELEELKQEVVSKKEYFENTSRERQVYLASVVQDKKKYERELDELERLSNQLVKTIQEIQAKIRRASKDGFKLAWPTPGSITSYFGMRLHPILRTQRMHTGIDIAAPSGRTILAAEDGGVIYSGVLGGYGNCIILDHGGGISTLYAHCSVLLVGYGQEVRQGQAIARVGSTGLSTGPHLHFEVRVDGTAVNPMAYY
- a CDS encoding S41 family peptidase; protein product: MPRVLKTILLVVLVAFVSSMGTAYYFRTHGYEVIFPELEGFDLPKMVKVVNAVKSHFVTEVEPGAMLEGALKGLVGYLGDPYSEYLDTEGYQQLNEDTTGTFSGIGVHVGVKHGYVTVIAPVKGSPADEAGLRAGDQILSVDGKDITQATLEEAVRLIRGPEGTPVDLQVTRDGQILHFSIVRDNVKLASVEWEMVGDDIGYLRIINFTEDTMESVTKAVREMENRGAQGLLLDLRSNPGGLLQEAIAIAPIFVPEGPIVEIAGKDGSHEQVTSSSDGYRHPIVVLVNGGSASASEILAGAIRDRGVGTLVGAKTFGKGSIQSIISLRDGTGLKLTTARYLTPSGQVIHGEGIEPHIQIELEEGETASSPSNGPDSQVKKALEVLRERMMASAA
- a CDS encoding PDZ domain-containing protein; its protein translation is MHTFFDLFLIVLKAVPMAVVSPATSYVFWIIALLVFSQYRRVENMERGIYGVAINRAFPQTVQAMGYGMLGGVLGTLIMVYIGVSPYTTSFAILLALALSLYLLHPRFVCFSYAAAIISLVHLATGWPDIYVPGLVAIVAVLHVTESFLMAVSGASCNTPLYVKNRAGHVVPGFSLQRFWPIPLAVLVLGSVPELGEAIPMPDWWPLVAPPPSVPLDAPDLAFIIFPIVAALGYSDLAVTLPPKAKCHRSAVNLAIYSAVLLCLAVASSRVPALQWVAALFSGLGHEAVVHLGNRRELRGNPYLVPAPEGIKIMGAIPGMPAHDTGLRGGDVILAVDGDRVNSRHDLEAALDMAGDHVHLLVANEQGKTRYLRSGVWGKSLGIIPLPRPGDRHHAEIGSSMPLKRLIGRIKGSGTRS
- a CDS encoding DUF1054 family protein, yielding MWARPEDRLVHRVEYPVKIMCMGVIGLFTVGEADLDVFRLEGFETRMEAIRVRVRPKLEELGAILRHPLSHVVGEEMYPHVAKHMRRKTNPPPETWVAFGPSPRGYKAMAHLAATVGPEGLGTRLSLTSESRDKASFAGVLRDDRVALPSDYRCRHRLKPGGEDTGTLGIAEREALAGEMLLFRDSWVILERIIRIGDPVLSSPDLVNTLLSSLEELAPLYREIRSRAL